The Acidianus manzaensis genome has a window encoding:
- a CDS encoding ABC transporter ATP-binding protein: MATLDGEFVAIVGPSGIGKSTLLRILGGFIKPEKGEVRLLGKKITEPTPKISLIHQSIATFPWLTALENVKLGLKYKKLPKEEEDKIARKMLEVVGLQGFEEFYPKQMSGGMRQRIAIARSLAADPLVLLMDEPFAHLDELTAEGLRHEIYSILFRQDTPLRSVVLVSHNLNEVVELADRVYVLNGRPASVIGDIKINLERPRNPKEEKFQAYLDQLYSMLTPIQTKQIEKKSIGDKNDKS; encoded by the coding sequence ATTGCTACTTTGGATGGCGAGTTTGTAGCTATAGTTGGTCCGTCTGGAATAGGTAAATCTACGCTGTTAAGAATTCTTGGTGGATTTATCAAGCCTGAAAAGGGAGAAGTAAGATTATTAGGAAAAAAAATTACAGAACCAACTCCTAAAATTTCTTTGATTCATCAATCAATAGCTACATTTCCTTGGTTAACAGCTTTAGAAAATGTAAAACTTGGATTAAAATACAAAAAGCTTCCAAAGGAAGAAGAAGATAAGATAGCTAGAAAAATGCTTGAAGTCGTAGGTTTGCAAGGATTTGAAGAATTTTATCCTAAACAAATGAGTGGAGGAATGAGACAAAGAATAGCAATAGCTAGATCATTGGCAGCAGATCCTTTAGTTTTATTGATGGATGAACCATTTGCACACTTAGACGAATTAACAGCAGAAGGATTAAGACATGAAATATATTCTATTCTATTTAGGCAAGACACTCCTTTGCGTTCAGTTGTTCTAGTCTCACATAATTTAAATGAAGTAGTAGAATTAGCAGATAGAGTTTACGTATTAAATGGTAGACCTGCTAGCGTGATAGGAGATATAAAAATTAATCTAGAAAGACCTAGAAATCCAAAAGAGGAAAAATTTCAAGCATATTTAGATCAATTGTATTCAATGCTTACTCCTATTCAAACTAAGCAGATTGAAAAGAAAAGCATTGGTGATAAGAACGATAAATCTTAG
- a CDS encoding thioesterase family protein has product MNETLQKEFVVKPENSASYVSSGAVNVLSTPSMIAFMEDVSFNLLQKKLKEGLTSVGFHIDVKHLAPAPIGSKIIVKSKIISEEGKKVTFKVEAYYNEKKIGEGIHERVIVNEKEFMKRVE; this is encoded by the coding sequence ATGAATGAAACTCTACAAAAGGAATTTGTAGTTAAACCTGAAAATTCTGCGTCTTACGTTTCTAGTGGTGCCGTAAATGTACTTTCAACTCCTTCCATGATAGCTTTTATGGAAGACGTATCGTTTAATTTGCTACAGAAGAAATTAAAAGAAGGATTAACTAGCGTTGGGTTTCACATAGATGTAAAGCATTTGGCTCCAGCACCAATAGGAAGTAAGATAATAGTCAAATCTAAGATTATTTCTGAAGAAGGAAAGAAAGTCACGTTTAAAGTAGAGGCATATTATAATGAGAAGAAGATAGGAGAGGGAATTCACGAGAGAGTAATAGTTAATGAAAAAGAATTTATGAAAAGGGTGGAATAA
- a CDS encoding DEAD/DEAH box helicase yields the protein MNELERIFEEKYVQGKNYLISAPTGSGKTHLAKKLLLESDKISVYVSPLKALSREVYDTIKDKRDVKYVDSDVYEDDLRYFSSSSLLATYEKFDSAIRHNYSWLKNVGVIIIDELHNVESDRGLAIENIVLWAKYNEIPIVGLSATLPNIQEYGKWLKAEVIEYTKRSVPLHECIAYPYVIRCYDNDLSIPLNPLNGIRSDKLEILLPTLKYIIDQGKNALIFVKSRKSAENLAETLRKFGYKSSSYHSGIPYDERRKIVEMLKNGEINVIVSTTALGQGVNLPVYASIFYDTSLPDSDEKGNLKGWRDLNLMEYKQMAGRAGRPGFDKEGMSIIIATSIRNAEQFRLKYFTKSYGKSLTQYKLEDLSLAIISWNKGVVQKELLAIARDSLKFNNINENDLQNSINVLVNTNLVEEKKNRIYLTPLGEAVSLSYIDIDALKGFQISNDLYTSIASTNAIIQSLRGCKCGDELIKKWANGEDISELCKKLTPKDINEVINNARWISFALYRVLKALGKEESKEALKLHYQIKYGVPFEGVKIAKLGIDRDTVKKLISLKIKDDIDLCIKAGAMPIKSILKEKGYLPESICKDIYSNDLVIFDMARIIAKYYNKEFSIRQVKRSDVIRRLISEGYAVKVRKDEKEGYIYFIPPFS from the coding sequence TTGAACGAACTTGAGAGAATCTTCGAAGAGAAATATGTACAAGGTAAAAATTATCTGATTTCTGCTCCTACAGGATCAGGTAAAACGCATTTAGCTAAGAAACTCCTTTTAGAGAGCGACAAAATTTCAGTTTATGTTTCTCCGCTTAAAGCATTGTCTAGAGAAGTTTATGATACAATAAAAGATAAGAGAGATGTAAAATATGTAGATTCTGATGTATATGAGGATGATTTAAGGTATTTCTCTTCAAGTTCATTACTTGCTACTTATGAGAAATTTGATAGTGCAATAAGACATAATTACTCATGGTTAAAAAATGTAGGAGTAATAATAATTGATGAATTACATAATGTGGAAAGTGATAGAGGGTTAGCTATAGAAAATATCGTATTGTGGGCTAAGTATAACGAAATACCTATAGTAGGCCTTAGTGCTACATTACCTAATATTCAAGAATATGGGAAATGGCTAAAAGCAGAAGTAATAGAATACACAAAAAGATCAGTTCCATTACATGAATGCATAGCATATCCATACGTTATAAGGTGTTACGATAATGATCTAAGTATTCCATTAAATCCTTTAAATGGAATAAGATCAGACAAGCTAGAAATTTTATTGCCAACCCTAAAATATATAATTGATCAGGGTAAAAATGCATTAATTTTTGTTAAAAGTAGAAAATCAGCAGAAAATTTAGCTGAAACTTTAAGAAAATTTGGATATAAATCGTCATCATATCATAGTGGAATACCCTATGATGAAAGGAGAAAAATAGTAGAAATGCTAAAGAATGGCGAAATTAATGTAATAGTATCAACAACGGCATTAGGTCAAGGAGTTAACTTACCAGTATACGCCTCAATATTTTATGATACTTCATTGCCTGATTCAGATGAAAAAGGAAATCTGAAAGGATGGAGAGACCTTAACTTAATGGAATATAAACAGATGGCTGGAAGAGCAGGAAGGCCTGGTTTTGACAAAGAAGGTATGTCAATAATAATAGCAACATCAATCAGAAACGCAGAACAATTTAGATTAAAGTATTTCACTAAATCATATGGAAAATCATTAACCCAATATAAGTTAGAGGATTTATCTCTTGCAATTATAAGTTGGAATAAAGGTGTAGTTCAAAAAGAACTTCTTGCTATAGCTAGAGATAGCTTAAAATTTAATAATATAAATGAAAATGATCTACAAAACTCAATAAATGTTCTTGTAAATACTAATTTAGTTGAAGAAAAGAAAAATAGAATTTATCTTACACCTTTAGGAGAAGCAGTATCCCTAAGTTACATAGATATTGATGCATTAAAAGGATTTCAGATTTCTAACGATTTATACACTAGCATAGCTTCAACTAATGCTATAATACAATCTTTAAGAGGCTGTAAGTGCGGAGATGAATTAATAAAAAAATGGGCTAATGGAGAAGATATATCAGAATTATGTAAAAAACTCACTCCTAAAGATATTAATGAAGTAATAAATAACGCTAGGTGGATATCATTCGCTCTATATAGAGTATTAAAAGCTTTAGGTAAAGAAGAAAGTAAAGAAGCTCTGAAATTACATTATCAAATAAAATACGGCGTACCATTCGAAGGAGTAAAAATAGCTAAACTAGGAATAGATAGAGATACTGTTAAAAAATTAATAAGTCTTAAAATAAAGGACGATATAGATTTATGTATAAAAGCAGGTGCAATGCCAATAAAATCTATACTAAAAGAAAAAGGATACTTACCAGAGAGCATATGTAAGGATATATATTCTAACGATCTAGTGATTTTTGATATGGCAAGAATCATAGCAAAATATTATAACAAAGAATTTTCAATAAGACAAGTCAAAAGAAGCGATGTTATAAGAAGATTAATATCTGAAGGTTATGCAGTAAAAGTAAGAAAAGATGAAAAAGAAGGGTATATTTACTTTATTCCACCCTTTTCATAA
- a CDS encoding DsrE family protein, whose protein sequence is MYRVIVQVKDLDKAPQSIKSVINLYNDLKDVQIEVVFHQSAIRSLVKDSPLENSIMDLINKGIVVVGCMNSINSLNIDSNSLISGIKIVQSGVGEVVRKQSEGWIYLSL, encoded by the coding sequence ATGTATAGAGTTATAGTTCAAGTTAAAGATTTAGATAAAGCACCGCAGTCTATAAAGTCTGTAATAAATTTATATAATGACTTAAAAGATGTGCAAATAGAAGTTGTATTTCATCAATCTGCAATAAGATCATTAGTAAAAGATTCTCCATTAGAAAACAGTATAATGGATTTAATTAACAAGGGAATAGTTGTAGTAGGATGTATGAATAGTATTAACTCGTTAAATATTGATTCGAATAGTTTAATTTCTGGTATTAAAATAGTTCAATCTGGAGTTGGAGAAGTAGTACGTAAGCAATCCGAAGGTTGGATTTACCTAAGCCTTTAA
- a CDS encoding transcription initiation factor IIB: MSEVICPKDKIVFDADRGEYICTETGEVLEEKVVDQGPEWRAYTEEENRERSRAGTISLTVHDMGLSTDMDIKAKDRIKAMRLRKMQLRSRIGSSEQRNLVKAMTILERISDQLRLPKSVREEASIIYRKALDKKLIKGRSIEEVVAAAIYAACRKSNIPVTLDDVANYTSAGKKDVGKAYRLLLREDITEVPASDPKYQVMKISSLLGLAGKSMTAALEIVDKAKKLGITSGKDPASIAAAAVYIASNLNGDRRSQREIAEVSGVTQVTIRNRYRELARELGIDIEGIN; encoded by the coding sequence ATGAGTGAAGTAATATGCCCAAAAGACAAAATAGTCTTTGACGCTGACAGAGGAGAATACATCTGCACAGAAACAGGAGAAGTATTAGAAGAGAAAGTAGTTGACCAAGGACCAGAATGGAGAGCATACACTGAAGAAGAAAATAGAGAAAGAAGTAGAGCAGGAACTATAAGTCTTACAGTTCACGATATGGGATTATCAACAGATATGGATATCAAAGCTAAGGATAGAATAAAAGCAATGAGATTAAGAAAAATGCAATTAAGATCAAGAATAGGCAGTTCAGAACAGAGAAACTTAGTTAAAGCAATGACAATTCTAGAAAGAATATCAGATCAATTAAGGTTACCTAAATCAGTAAGAGAAGAAGCATCAATAATCTATAGAAAAGCATTAGATAAAAAGCTCATAAAAGGAAGAAGCATAGAAGAAGTAGTAGCGGCAGCAATATATGCAGCTTGTAGGAAATCAAATATTCCAGTAACATTAGATGATGTAGCCAACTATACATCAGCAGGTAAGAAAGATGTAGGCAAAGCTTATAGATTATTATTAAGAGAGGATATAACAGAAGTACCAGCTAGTGATCCAAAATATCAAGTAATGAAAATATCATCATTACTAGGATTAGCAGGAAAATCCATGACTGCTGCTTTAGAAATAGTTGATAAAGCCAAAAAACTAGGTATAACGTCAGGTAAAGATCCAGCAAGCATAGCAGCTGCTGCAGTTTACATAGCTTCAAACCTAAATGGAGATAGAAGATCGCAGAGAGAAATTGCTGAAGTATCTGGAGTTACACAAGTAACAATAAGAAATAGATATAGGGAACTAGCGAGAGAGTTAGGAATTGACATAGAAGGAATTAATTAA
- a CDS encoding DUF3211 domain-containing protein, producing the protein MRYTVEFSTSHEPEALNIILADATFVIPLIFQPIKNVKINNSSFEGCGKFLGFNFCLSGNVYKTTNTVKYVFVMNKGGSATLEFTLEKGKVNVVFDYNGWMERLSKIYIPRWFKSFKDNFEEKVRLKRIERKI; encoded by the coding sequence ATGCGATACACAGTAGAATTTTCCACTTCTCACGAACCAGAAGCTCTTAATATAATTTTAGCAGATGCTACTTTTGTCATACCTCTTATATTCCAACCTATAAAAAATGTAAAAATTAATAATAGTTCATTTGAAGGATGCGGAAAATTTCTAGGTTTTAATTTTTGTTTGTCTGGAAATGTATACAAAACAACTAACACGGTAAAATATGTTTTTGTAATGAATAAAGGTGGTTCTGCTACACTTGAGTTTACGTTAGAGAAGGGTAAAGTTAACGTAGTATTTGATTATAATGGTTGGATGGAAAGACTATCCAAAATATATATTCCTAGATGGTTTAAGAGTTTTAAAGATAATTTCGAAGAAAAAGTAAGATTAAAAAGAATAGAGAGGAAAATCTAA
- a CDS encoding 2-oxoacid:ferredoxin oxidoreductase subunit alpha: MVRYSWMIGGAQGLGVDTSATIFGNAVARAGYYLYGNREYYSNIKGRHSYFQVVFSEKPINSISSNVNVLATFDAETIFQHFTEVTDFIIYDRNLENTTIDMVKSMEPEIAENVKKILDQEHLGYTIKDIISYLEKKGVKNIPIDYLESLKKIAGAYKLSLSVVERSKNIIAVATSMSLFGFKLDYLKDAIKSLFKNDLFVKFNSMAAEIGYSFASNSYKLQELKVDKPRVQLDGNTISAIGKLAAGLRFQSYYPITPASDESTYIEANQNLEMITEGGELRKGGAIVVQAEDELAAVNMAIGATLTGTRAATATSGPGFALMAEGISWAGMNEAPVVITYYMRGAPSTGLPTRSGQGDLKFALNVGHGEFPRIVIASGDHKEIFWDAIWAFNLAEKYQTPVIHIVEKTLANAYSIFDEDEILGKKIEIDRGKIVKPEGEFFKRFQITEDGISPRAFLGEASLYYAGDEHNEDGHITEGTLNRIAMYQKRMKKLETADKEIPEEQRVNIFGNGDNVLLTWGSPKGAILDAMDELKDFNVMMVQIKMFNPYPKSLMRKILENKKKIIAVENNYQAQGAQILAENCGIFPTNYILKWTGRAITREEIIQGVKSVIEKDEKRVVLSAEA, from the coding sequence ATGGTTAGATATTCTTGGATGATAGGTGGAGCACAAGGATTAGGTGTAGATACCTCTGCAACAATCTTCGGGAATGCAGTAGCAAGAGCAGGATATTATCTATATGGAAATAGAGAATACTATTCTAACATAAAGGGAAGACATAGCTATTTTCAAGTTGTATTTAGCGAAAAACCGATAAATAGTATTTCTTCTAATGTTAATGTTCTAGCTACCTTTGACGCAGAGACAATATTTCAACACTTTACTGAAGTAACAGATTTCATAATTTATGACAGGAACTTAGAAAATACCACAATAGATATGGTAAAGTCTATGGAACCAGAAATAGCTGAGAACGTTAAAAAAATTCTAGATCAAGAACATCTTGGATATACGATAAAGGATATTATTTCTTATCTAGAGAAGAAAGGAGTAAAAAATATTCCAATTGACTATTTAGAATCATTAAAGAAAATAGCAGGAGCTTACAAATTATCGTTATCAGTGGTTGAAAGATCAAAAAACATAATTGCTGTAGCAACATCAATGAGTTTATTTGGATTTAAGCTAGATTATTTAAAAGATGCAATAAAAAGCCTTTTTAAAAACGATTTATTCGTTAAATTTAACAGTATGGCTGCAGAAATTGGGTATTCTTTTGCATCAAACTCATACAAACTTCAAGAGCTAAAAGTAGATAAACCTAGAGTACAATTAGATGGAAATACCATCTCCGCAATAGGAAAATTAGCTGCAGGATTAAGATTTCAGTCTTATTATCCTATTACTCCTGCAAGTGATGAAAGTACATACATTGAAGCTAATCAAAACTTAGAAATGATAACAGAAGGTGGAGAATTAAGAAAAGGAGGAGCTATAGTAGTACAGGCAGAAGATGAATTAGCTGCAGTAAATATGGCAATAGGCGCAACATTAACTGGAACTAGAGCTGCTACAGCAACTTCTGGACCAGGATTTGCATTAATGGCAGAAGGAATTAGTTGGGCTGGAATGAACGAGGCTCCAGTAGTAATAACGTATTATATGAGAGGAGCTCCTTCTACAGGATTGCCTACCAGATCCGGGCAAGGAGATCTAAAATTTGCATTAAATGTAGGACATGGGGAGTTTCCTAGAATTGTAATAGCATCTGGAGATCATAAAGAAATATTCTGGGACGCAATTTGGGCTTTTAATTTAGCTGAAAAATATCAAACTCCAGTTATACACATTGTAGAAAAAACTTTAGCTAACGCATATTCAATATTTGATGAAGATGAGATTTTAGGTAAAAAAATTGAAATTGACAGAGGTAAAATAGTTAAACCAGAAGGAGAGTTCTTCAAGAGATTTCAAATAACAGAAGATGGAATATCTCCTAGAGCATTCTTAGGTGAAGCAAGTTTATACTATGCTGGAGATGAGCATAATGAAGATGGACATATAACAGAAGGCACATTAAATAGAATAGCTATGTATCAAAAAAGAATGAAAAAACTTGAGACTGCAGATAAGGAAATACCCGAAGAACAAAGGGTGAATATCTTTGGAAATGGCGATAATGTATTATTAACTTGGGGATCGCCAAAAGGAGCTATTTTAGATGCAATGGATGAATTAAAAGATTTTAACGTAATGATGGTGCAAATTAAAATGTTCAATCCGTATCCCAAAAGCTTAATGAGAAAAATTTTAGAAAATAAGAAAAAAATTATAGCTGTAGAAAATAATTATCAAGCTCAAGGTGCTCAAATATTAGCTGAAAATTGTGGTATTTTCCCTACTAATTATATTTTAAAATGGACAGGAAGAGCTATTACTAGAGAAGAAATAATCCAAGGAGTGAAATCAGTTATAGAAAAAGATGAGAAAAGGGTGGTGTTAAGTGCAGAAGCCTAA
- a CDS encoding 2-oxoacid:ferredoxin oxidoreductase subunit beta: MQKPKPVFVDWCPGCGDFGILRAEEMAIKELGIDSKRVVVVSGIGCSGKITHFIQEPIGGVHTLHGRSIAYATGIKLANPSLEVIVNIGDGDGLGIGMGHFVNAGRRNIDMTVIIHDNGVYGLTKGQASPTLHRGEKTKSLPRPNINDAVNPLAVALASGYTFVARGYAYDIMYLKDLMVKAIKHKGLAFIDVLQPCPTYNDINTKEWYDKRIYKLETDPSWDPIVKNENDEKAKFDRAMLKTLEWGDKIPIGIFYQNELVPTFEERIIQNVPNYLDYYPAKQEIENKGLGTTKIDELIKAKRI; this comes from the coding sequence GTGCAGAAGCCTAAACCAGTATTTGTTGATTGGTGTCCTGGCTGTGGAGACTTTGGAATTTTAAGGGCAGAAGAAATGGCAATTAAAGAACTAGGTATTGACTCAAAGAGAGTTGTTGTAGTATCTGGAATAGGTTGTTCAGGTAAAATAACACATTTCATTCAAGAACCAATAGGAGGAGTACACACGTTACATGGAAGATCTATTGCTTATGCTACAGGAATAAAATTAGCTAATCCATCATTAGAAGTTATTGTAAATATTGGAGATGGAGATGGCTTAGGAATTGGTATGGGTCATTTTGTTAATGCTGGAAGAAGAAATATTGATATGACTGTAATAATTCATGATAATGGAGTTTACGGATTAACTAAAGGACAAGCTTCTCCTACTCTACATAGAGGAGAAAAAACAAAGAGCTTACCTAGACCTAATATTAATGATGCCGTAAATCCTTTAGCAGTAGCATTAGCATCAGGATATACTTTCGTTGCAAGAGGCTACGCTTATGACATTATGTACCTTAAAGACTTAATGGTGAAAGCAATAAAACATAAAGGATTAGCATTTATCGATGTACTTCAACCTTGTCCAACTTATAATGATATAAATACTAAAGAATGGTACGATAAAAGAATATATAAACTAGAAACTGACCCTTCATGGGATCCTATAGTTAAAAACGAAAATGATGAAAAAGCTAAGTTTGATAGAGCAATGCTAAAGACTTTGGAATGGGGTGATAAAATTCCTATAGGAATATTCTATCAAAATGAATTAGTGCCTACATTCGAAGAAAGGATAATACAAAATGTTCCAAATTATTTAGACTATTATCCTGCAAAACAAGAAATAGAAAATAAAGGTTTAGGAACAACTAAAATTGATGAATTAATAAAAGCAAAAAGGATTTAA
- a CDS encoding dehydrogenase has protein sequence MSQINILQIAKMADKERENTMQGLFQQLLKMSDDQKLSALKSLIQEMATKASDDEYLNLCNTNLKLASALPDNTLKAFLKLRLQASAELPKDLHDRDIQFINKVLQSAEPSIRDKIMKNMPS, from the coding sequence ATGTCTCAAATAAATATCCTCCAAATAGCTAAAATGGCAGATAAAGAAAGAGAGAATACAATGCAAGGATTGTTTCAACAACTACTAAAAATGTCAGATGATCAAAAGCTAAGTGCACTAAAGTCTCTAATTCAGGAAATGGCTACAAAAGCTTCAGATGATGAATATCTTAACTTATGTAATACTAATTTAAAATTAGCATCAGCGTTACCAGATAATACGTTAAAGGCGTTTCTAAAACTCAGATTACAAGCATCAGCTGAACTACCTAAAGATCTTCACGATAGAGACATACAATTTATTAATAAAGTATTACAGTCTGCTGAACCATCAATAAGAGATAAAATTATGAAAAACATGCCAAGCTAA
- a CDS encoding dihydrolipoyl dehydrogenase — protein sequence MVDILVAGAGGAGYPGAFRLAKSYMSVIMADPKGELGGNCLYQGCVPSKTIREMANLYLRATKLLGINHLVNFEKIQDHKDQVQETRFKQHKEELSETFVEFITGEVEIMDNHHAIINEQGKQRQVEFKYLILGTGSEPLKPKMPGTEFCITSDDLYKYKTSIRKLPQDIVIIGGGYIALETASILNALGSKVHVLVRSDRVLRSVDTRLVNSLLSMLDKNIDIKFNSPVIEVKKISDNEYQVIYSEKSEKKTINTNLVMLATGRKPVYPKGTEKLGIAIGRKGIMVDETIQTNVKNVYAPGDINGISPFFHSAVRQSLVAAHNILAGSPIDYMDFQNVPISIFTIPTVSYIGIMPEEAKKRGIEIIEASYPLTKDSRAQMYDEAEGEIRLFFEKGSLRIIGGWIIGIDAPALINEIGTAVANGLTAREMANYADQHPMTNESISYAARTIF from the coding sequence ATGGTAGATATTTTAGTTGCAGGAGCTGGAGGAGCAGGATATCCCGGAGCATTTAGATTAGCAAAATCATATATGAGCGTAATAATGGCAGATCCTAAAGGAGAATTAGGAGGTAATTGCTTATATCAAGGTTGTGTTCCATCAAAGACGATAAGAGAAATGGCAAATTTATACTTAAGAGCAACAAAACTATTAGGAATAAATCATTTAGTTAACTTTGAGAAAATTCAAGATCATAAAGATCAAGTACAAGAAACTAGATTTAAGCAACATAAAGAAGAGTTATCAGAAACTTTTGTTGAATTTATAACAGGAGAAGTAGAAATAATGGATAATCATCATGCAATAATAAACGAGCAAGGAAAACAAAGACAAGTAGAATTTAAGTATTTAATCTTAGGAACTGGAAGTGAGCCTTTAAAACCAAAAATGCCAGGTACAGAATTTTGTATAACTAGTGACGATCTGTATAAATATAAGACATCTATTAGAAAACTTCCTCAAGATATTGTGATAATTGGTGGAGGATATATAGCATTAGAAACTGCAAGTATTCTTAACGCATTAGGATCAAAAGTTCATGTACTAGTTAGGTCAGATAGAGTATTGAGATCAGTAGATACTAGATTAGTAAATTCTTTACTTTCAATGTTAGATAAAAATATTGATATCAAGTTCAATTCTCCAGTAATTGAAGTTAAGAAAATTAGTGATAATGAGTATCAAGTAATATATTCAGAAAAATCAGAAAAGAAAACAATAAACACTAATTTAGTAATGTTAGCTACAGGGAGAAAACCTGTATATCCGAAAGGAACAGAAAAACTAGGAATTGCCATAGGGAGAAAGGGAATAATGGTTGATGAAACAATTCAAACTAATGTAAAAAATGTTTATGCCCCAGGAGATATTAATGGTATCTCGCCATTTTTCCATTCTGCAGTTAGACAATCATTAGTGGCAGCCCATAATATACTAGCAGGATCGCCCATTGACTATATGGATTTTCAAAACGTCCCTATATCAATTTTCACTATTCCTACAGTATCATATATTGGTATTATGCCGGAAGAAGCTAAGAAAAGAGGAATAGAGATAATAGAAGCATCTTATCCTCTGACAAAAGACTCCAGAGCACAAATGTATGATGAAGCAGAAGGAGAAATAAGATTATTCTTTGAAAAAGGGTCACTTAGAATAATAGGAGGATGGATAATAGGAATTGATGCACCTGCTTTAATTAATGAGATAGGTACTGCAGTAGCTAATGGGTTAACTGCTAGAGAAATGGCAAATTATGCAGATCAGCATCCAATGACAAATGAAAGTATAAGCTACGCTGCAAGGACAATATTCTGA
- a CDS encoding ribbon-helix-helix protein, CopG family has protein sequence MNVNLYIPDPTYVLLERLAKSRNKSVEETILDAIEFYLSYSEYR, from the coding sequence ATGAATGTTAACCTATATATCCCAGATCCTACTTACGTTCTTTTAGAAAGATTAGCTAAGTCAAGGAATAAAAGTGTAGAAGAAACTATTTTAGATGCTATAGAATTTTACCTATCTTATAGTGAATACAGATAG